One window from the genome of Nicotiana tomentosiformis chromosome 5, ASM39032v3, whole genome shotgun sequence encodes:
- the LOC104090681 gene encoding proline transporter 2-like, with product MGEDKYRDEVAIISTPSRSQRYNDDHMVALEVEVPETLHQVGTDSWFQVGVVLSTGINSAYALGYAGTIMVPLGWTGGVIGLVLSTVISLYASTLIAKIHEYGGKRHIRYRDLAGFMYGRTAYVIVWASQYANLFLINIGFIILGGQALKAFYHLFRDDDHMKLAYFIAIAGLACVLFAIAVPTLSSLRIWLVISSVFSLIYLTIAFALALKDGINAPPRDYSIPGSKINRVFTTAGAAANIVFVFNTGMIPEIQATVRAPVVDNMLKALYFQFTLGAVPVHAVTYVGYWAYGSSSSSYLLNNVSGPVWVKALANISAFLQAIIALHIFASPTYEFLDTKYGIKGSAVAVRNLAFRTLVRGGYLVATTFLSALLPFLGDFMSLTGAISSIPLTFILPNHMYLIAMKKQLSSLQRSWHLLNVVLFSVISAAALVAAFRLIAVDSKTYNAFADL from the exons ATGGGAGAGGATAAATACAGGGACGAGGTAGCAATTATTTCTACTCCATCACGTTCACAGAGGTATAATGATGATCATATGGTGGCTTTAGAAGTTGAAGTTCCTGAAACTCTTCATCAAGTTGGAACAG ATTCATGGTTTCAGGTTGGAGTTGTTCTAAGCACTGGAATCAACAGTGCCTATGCTCTAGGATATGCAGGCACAATTATGGTTCCTTTGGGTTGGACTGGTGGTGTAATTGGTCTTGTTTTATCAACTGTTATATCATTATATGCAAGTACTCTTATAGCCAAGATTCATGAATATGGTGGAAAGAGACATATCAGATATAGAGATCTTGCCGGATTTATGTATG GTCGGACAGCTTATGTAATTGTCTGGGCATCGCAGTATGCAAAtcttttcttgataaatattgGATTTATCATTTTAGGTGGACAAGCCTTAAAG GCTTTTTATCATCTCTTTAGGGATGATGATCATATGAAGCTAGCATACTTCATCGCGATTGCTGGATTAGCATGCGTCTTATTTGCCATTGCTGTTCCCACCTTGTCATCACTAAGGATTTGGCTGGTGATTTCATCTGTGTTCAGTCTAATTTATCTCACTATAGCCTTTGCTTTAGCTCTTAAAGACG GTATTAATGCTCCTCCTAGGGACTATAGCATTCCAGGATCAaagataaacagagtttttacAACTGCTGGTGCAGCTGCAAATATTGTTTTCGTATTCAACACCGGAATGATTCCAGAGATCCAG GCTACAGTAAGAGCACCTGTTGTTGACAACATGTTGAAAGCCTTATATTTTCAGTTTACTTTAGGAGCTGTGCCTGTTCATGCTGTTACTTACGTTGGATATTGGGCTTATGGATCCAGTTCATCTTCCTATTTGCTCAACAATGTCAGCGGTCCGGTTTGGGTTAAGGCACTGGCTAACATCAGTGCATTCTTGCAAGCCATCATCGCTTTACAT ATATTTGCGAGTCCAACATATGAATTCTTGGATACAAAATATGGAATTAAAGGAAGTGCAGTTGCTGTTCGAAACCTGGCGTTTAGAACTCTAGTTAGAGGTGGTTATCTAGTGGCTACTACTTTCTTATCTGCTTTATTACCTTTCTTGGGAGATTTCATGAGTCTTACTGGTGCTATCAGCTCAATTCCGCTCAcgtttattcttccaaatcatatGTATCTTATTGCCATGAAAAAGCAACTGTCGTCGTTACAAAGGAGTTGGCATTTGCTTAATGTTGTCTTGTTTAGTGTCATATCTGCTGCTGCATTAGTAGCTGCATTCAGGCTTATAGCAGTGGACTCGAAAACTTACAACGCATTTGCTGATTTGTAG